The following proteins come from a genomic window of Aspergillus luchuensis IFO 4308 DNA, chromosome 3, nearly complete sequence:
- a CDS encoding C2H2-type zinc finger protein (COG:K;~EggNog:ENOG410PRG6;~InterPro:IPR036236,IPR013087;~PFAM:PF00096): MASCKASFVSILNNDDNPAFTVRSAPGLSRHQATSPYPYHYAPQQSIPAPEFRYHHAYVNSPSVSPGLARLPFDPVPEPVQPTSPGSSDCSYDYMSSTSVRSHYHLGRQDTNSYRTVSEKRISGSSVTEPPSPQPSIGSTKESMAAKSGVRKNKYPCPFAASHGCSATFTTSGHAARHGKKHTGEKSVHCPICNKAFTRKDNMKQHIRTHRTHSEDMPTAMTTDRDSDGSSSWSTRRSNTSVYDHQRSISGTQMDASSYDSGSKLNPISTSRAYEPMSSRV, encoded by the coding sequence ATGGCGAGCTGCAAAGCAAGTTTTGTGTCAATCTTGAACAATGACGACAACCCGGCCTTCACAGTCCGCTCCGCCCCTGGGCTATCTAGACATCAAGCCACTTCGCCTTATCCTTACCACTACGCACCTCAACAATCGATCCCGGCTCCAGAGTTTCGCTATCACCATGCCTATGTGAATTCTCCGTCGGTATCACCTGGCTTGGCACGGCTCCCATTCGACCCCGTGCCCGAACCCGTGCAGCCCACCTCTCCCGGCTCTTCGGACTGCTCCTACGACTACATGAGCAGCACCAGCGTTCGATCTCACTACCACCTTGGCCGCCAGGACACGAATTCTTACCGCACTGTCTCCGAAAAGCGCATCAGCGGCAGCTCTGTTACCGAGCCTCCATCGCCCCAGCCTTCTATCGGCAGTACCAAGGAATCTATGGCTGCCAAATCCGGTGTTCGCAAGAACAAGTACCCTTGTCCTTTTGCTGCTAGCCACGGCTGCTCTGCGACATTTACGACATCCGGCCATGCCGCCCGTCACGGGAAGAAGCACACAGGGGAGAAGAGCGTCCACTGCCCCATCTGCAACAAGGCATTTACCCGGAAAGACAACATGAAGCAGCACATCCGCACGCACCGCACCCACTCTGAGGATATGCCCACGGCCATGACGACGGATCGGGATAGTGATGGCAGTAGCAGCTGGTCGACCCGGAGGAGCAACACATCGGTGTATGACCACCAGCGCTCTATCAGCGGAACACAGATGGACGCATCCTCGTACGATAGTGGTTCGAAGCTGAACCCAATCTCCACGAGTCGGGCGTATGAACCGATGTCCTCACGCGTATGA
- a CDS encoding uncharacterized protein (COG:S;~EggNog:ENOG410PQ58), producing MTHYESRQYARPPGGYNPDYYYAAPPHGSARHQTDVVRRRDGSVDSYDAPPRDYPPGDYGYEYGYGIPPQARPSRVSTLSEGVRRSHSMGYRDSYYDDSDYHRRSHRHSRRHDDRRDRPRYSRSPSDSRSPPRRRRKSISEQALGALGLGSLASSGSHHREHDRGRSHTRDRRSYSYSPSPTRDRSRHRREKSEQRIAQAVRAALAAGAIEAFRVRKDPGEWTGEKGKRILTAAITAGGTDGLVDRDPKKHSKRHVVESTLAGLAANHFINGSRSRSRSRGRGRSQSQGGLKNLVATGALAAAGKEAYDRFRSKSRPRSRSRGRGRSSSRDSYDDRRPRKRSKSVTDYINQGMEALGLGQKDSRDRRAHGGRSSRRDVYSDDELSSEDEPRRHRSPRRSRHSRDVSRPLSTVSTSTRPSTRTTSKGIGEAGHGRVNNPHGDGQSEESDSDLGSSTDEEHQRKKLTRKTLVKSGLAAVATIHAAHSLHESMEKHKKRAELVREGELSPEEARRLRIKGQLGDVASVGLAALGIKGAIGEWKHVEEARRERHEFAKNCDKRRERRHRRVQSQGPTTTRPPRTIYPDEIEEHHPSEYGSTTDIRSRSVGRSSRTPVAQYA from the exons ATGACCCACTACGAAAGCCGTCAGTACGCCCGGCCCCCCGGCGGCTACAATCCTGACTACTACTATGCCGCCCCTCCTCATGGCTCCGCTCGTCACCAAACGGATGTCGTCCGTCGTCGCGATGGCAGCGTTGATTCCTACGATGCCCCTCCGCGCGACTACCCGCCTGGCGATTATGGTTACGAATACGGCTACGGCATCCCCCCTCAGGCCAGACCGTCCCGTGTCTCCACCCTCTCGGAGGGGGTGCGCAGATCCCATTCCATGGGCTATCGTGATTCCTATTACGATGACTCGGACTACCACCGTCGATCCCACCGCCATTCAAGGCGACATGATGACCGAC GTGATCGCCCCAGATACTCCCGCTCTCCATCCGATAGTCGCTCTCCCCCTAGACGACGTCGCAAGTCCATCTCCGAGCAGGCCTTAGGTGCGCTAGGTCTGGGCTCGCTCGCGTCATCTGGATCCCACCATCGCGAACATGATCGTGGCCGCTCGCATACCCGGGATCGTAGGTCTTACTCCTACTCGCCCTCACCCACTCGCGACAGAAGCCGCCACCGACGGGAGAAGAGTGAGCAGCGCATTGCCCAGGCTGTTAGAGCGGCTCTGGCTGCAGGTGCTATAGAGGCCTTCCGTGTTCGCAAAGACCCTGGCGAGTGGACCGGTGAAAAGGGCAAGCGCATCCTTACAGCTGCGATTACGGCTGGCGGTACCGATGGACTTGTGGACCGAGACCCGAAGAAACATTCCAAGCGCCATGTCGTCGAATCCACCCTGGCGGGTCTGGCCGCCAACCATTTCATCAACGGATCAAGATCCCGGTCGAGGTCTCGTGGCCGGGGTCGCTCGCAAAGCCAGGGTGGACTCAAGAATCTGGTTGCCACAGGGGCCTTGGCCGCAGCCGGCAAGGAGGCCTATGATCGTTTCCGTTCCAAGTCTCGCCCTCGGAGTCGAAGCCGAGGCCGCGGCCGGTCCAGCTCTCGGGATAGCTACGACGACCGTCGCCCCCGCAAACGGAGCAAGAGCGTGACCGACTATATTAACCAGGGAATGGAAGCTCTAGGCCTAGGACAAAAGGACAGCCGTGACAGGAGAGCTCATGGCGGCCGCTCGTCTCGTCGCGATGTCTATTCGGACGACGAGCTCTCGAGTGAGGACGAGCCACGGCGCCATCGCAGCCCACGGCGCTCCAGGCACTCTAGAGATGTGAGTCGACCTTTATCCACCGTCAGCACCTCGACACGACCGTCCACGCGCACCACATCCAAAGGAATCGGCGAAGCTGGTCATGGTCGTGTCAACAACCCCCATGGAGACGGTCAATCCGAGGAGTCTGATTCTGACCTGGGAAGCAGTACCGATGAAGAACACCAACGGAAAAAACTTACCCGGAAAACCCTAGTGAAATCCGGTCTGGCCGCGGTGGCCACCATCCACGCCGCACATAGTCTGCACGAAAGTATGGAAAAACACAAAAAACGAGCGGAGCTAGTTCGCGAGGGTGAGCTCTCCCCAGAGGAAGCCCGTCGTCTTCGGATCAAGGGTCAGCTCGGCGATGTAGCCAGCGTCGGCCTGGCCGCCCTGGGGATTAAGGGTGCAATCGGAGAATGGAAacatgtggaggaagcccGCCGCGAGCGACATGAATTTGCCAAAAACTGCGACAAACGACGAGAGCGCCGACACCGCCGTGTTCAGAGCCAAGGGCCGACGACGACTCGACCGCCGCGAACCATATACCCTGACGAGATTGAGGAGCATCATCCATCGGAGTATGGGTCAACAACAGATATTCGATCTCGGTCTGTAGGACGATCGTCCAGAACGCCTGTCGCACAATATGCTTag
- a CDS encoding uncharacterized protein (COG:S;~EggNog:ENOG410PHZ9;~InterPro:IPR015915;~TransMembrane:1 (o367-389i);~go_function: GO:0005515 - protein binding [Evidence IEA]): protein MLVPKPLVDLEGHCSAVYNNTLYTYSANGFMSIPLERNGNWTSLTMGEAVSDAACVIGGTDGDETKQSFYVIGGSGSSSQPGLQRYSFKDTTWTTIQPPQSVMGNRTHHKAVYLSNSSSILVYGGHQTDETVASSDTYVLSTVSPYSIAAHNATEASPAVNPVLLPWNDREAALVGGTTTPKKVHLFNPNAGWYGSNVTLSQSLSSGVQCAILEGSDGSKVLEAFDMDVAPNTVSSVVLVNSSGKEQNPATAISSSSSRKRKREITLSSYPTYDSSLAQSTTRQNYSLAQGEDGLVVISSGSGTDSLAIFNQTSNSWVNATKLFYGNESRQQILGSTTTAASTSTATSTSSASGGGGGSSSNDVGTIVGATLGAILGVAAILVIILLLIKRKKQNMKKARGESDKDRLSFQDQGVEPLAQSAYPMAKSPVPLAASSVDSLAIFSGKVGDEKTPRPAGARPTFAQNSTPLKSSPLTTIHSTGEPSSPSVYSSAAFDKEIEAQSSTSGGRPGDRRTNEGWSRYFQDNSATSLVGMQSQSLQPPPSTAKPQPKGAAWQMKTLTPLDFGFLDEPKPLGQVISGSPTTEHASSIISSEGRPVAIQESQSARISSASSMSAELDGDGPWQQRSWADRPPSSTYSRSFYNPSTHVPSIAVPSESDYRTLDPSRTNTRDSSVLIPEEVEPMPPRHPTNVNSDMSWLNLNADR, encoded by the coding sequence ATGCTTGTTCCGAAACCTCTTGTGGATCTGGAGGGTCACTGCTCCGCTGTATACAACAACACTCTCTACACCTACTCCGCCAATGGCTTCATGTCGATACCCCTCGAGCGCAATGGAAATTGGACCTCATTGACCATGGGTGAGGCCGTCTCAGACGCAGCGTGTGTAATAGGTGGCACAGACGGCGATGAGACCAAGCAATCTTTCTATGTCATTGGCGGATCCGGCTCCTCAAGTCAGCCGGGCTTGCAGCGATACTCGTTTAAAGACACGACGTGGACCACCATTCAACCCCCGCAATCGGTCATGGGGAACCGTACTCACCACAAGGCCGTCTACCTGTCGAATTCTTCCTCCATTCTGGTCTATGGGGGCCACCAGACCGACGAAACGGTTGCATCTTCTGACACATACGTTTTAAGCACCGTATCGCCATACTCCATTGCGGCCCACAATGCGACGGAAGCGTCACCGGCCGTCAACCCTGTTCTGTTGCCATGGAATGATCGCGAGGCAGCGTTGGTCGGCGGTACCACAACCCCGAAGAAAGTGCACCTATTCAACCCGAATGCGGGCTGGTATGGATCCAACGTGACTCTGTCCCAATCGCTGTCCAGTGGCGTGCAGTGCGCGATTCTCGAAGGATCCGACGGAAGCAAGGTGTTGGAGGCATTCGACATGGACGTGGCGCCCAACACGGTCTCGAGCGTGGTGTTGGTGAATTCGTCCGGGAAGGAGCAGAACCCTGCTACCGCCATcagctcatcctcgtcacgCAAacggaagagagaaattaCCCTCAGCAGTTACCCGACATATGATAGTAGCCTAGCACAGTCCACAACACGGCAGAACTACTCCCTAGCTCAAGGGGAGGATGGCCTAGTAGTGATCTCTAGTGGCAGTGGTACGGACtccttggccatcttcaaccaAACCTCCAACAGCTGGGTGAACGCGACGAAATTGTTCTACGGTAACGAGAGCCGGCAGCAGATTCTCGGGTCAACCACAACGGCGGCATCTACATCCACAGCAACGTCGACCTCCAGCGCAtccggcggcggcggcggctcaTCCAGCAACGATGTCGGAACCATAGTCGGCGCCACCCTGGGAGCGATCCTGGGTGTCGCGGCCATCCTGGTgatcattctcctcctgaTCAAGcgcaagaagcagaacatGAAGAAAGCTCGAGGCGAAAGTGACAAAGATCGCCTCAGCTTCCAGGACCAGGGTGTGGAGCCATTGGCCCAGTCAGCATACCCCATGGCCAAGAGCCCAGTACCGCTTGCCGCTTCCTCGGTAGACTCGCTTGCAATCTTCTCGGGCAAGGTGGGTGATGAGAAGACCCCAAGGCCGGCTGGTGCCCGCCCTACCTTTGCACAGAATTCGACTCCGCTGAAGTCGAGTCCTCTGACGACCATTCATTCCACCGGAGAACCCTCGTCACCCAGTGTGTACTCGAGTGCTGCCTTTGACAAAGAGATTGAGGCCCAGAGCTCTACCTCGGGGGGTCGACCAGGTGACCGGAGGACCAACGAAGGGTGGAGTCGCTACTTCCAGGACAACAGTGCAACAAGCTTGGTTGGAATGCAATCACAATCTCTCCAGCCCCCACCGTCAACTGCCAAGCCGCAGCCGAAAGGCGCTGCATGGCAAATGAAGACACTCACACCCCTGGATTTTGGATTCTTGGATGAGCCAAAACCTCTAGGACAGGTGATAAGTGGTAGCCCCACAACAGAGCATGCCTCGTCTATCATCTCCTCCGAGGGTCGTCCTGTGGCAATCCAAGAGAGTCAGTCAGCTCGTATTTCTAGCGCCTCGTCGATGAGCGCTGAGCTGGATGGTGACGGGCCCTGGCAACAGCGCAGCTGGGCGGACCGGCCTCCCAGCAGTACCTACAGCAGAAGCTTCTACAACCCCAGCACACATGTGCCTTCAATAGCAGTGCCATCCGAAAGTGACTACCGAACACTCGACCCGTCTCGCACCAACACACGCGATTCAAGCGTTCTGATACCCGAAGAAGTGGAACCGATGCCGCCACGCCATCCTACCAACGTCAACTCAGACATGAGTTGGCTGAACTTGAATGCCGATCGATGA